The Pelistega ratti genome window below encodes:
- a CDS encoding glycosyltransferase family 4 protein: MKILFLLSSLNAGGAERVACTLVNAWVEKGYEVVLVPCFSQGNGQSFYPLDPRVKVHWLANDLPRLKWLARIVKPWILRKLMRKEKADVMVSFLTNVNVISLMASKGLHIPLIVCERSDPSFQKISALLRVLRRYLYPQARVVMLQTEQAAQRFAEKMPPLAQISVVPNPLPLTLERISPNQQAPNIVLAMGRLVPSKQFDRLIQCYTSLADAFPDWVLHIYGEGPEKGALIKLIQDKGLQHKVFLKGKTNVPWEKMRQARILAMSSRLEGFPNVMLEAMACGLPVVCYDCPSGPREVSMDGTVAKLIPLNDEIAFQNALRDLMQNPLLREQFARQGQESVYARFSQEQVLQQWDTLLQEVILKG; this comes from the coding sequence ATGAAGATACTCTTTTTACTTAGTTCATTAAATGCGGGAGGTGCAGAAAGGGTAGCGTGTACACTGGTGAATGCTTGGGTGGAAAAAGGGTATGAGGTTGTACTTGTACCTTGTTTTTCACAAGGCAATGGTCAGTCTTTTTATCCGTTAGATCCAAGGGTAAAAGTGCATTGGTTAGCGAATGATTTACCTCGTCTAAAATGGTTAGCAAGAATCGTTAAACCGTGGATATTAAGAAAACTAATGCGTAAGGAAAAAGCAGATGTGATGGTGTCATTTTTGACGAATGTGAATGTCATCAGTTTAATGGCATCAAAAGGACTTCATATCCCACTTATTGTATGTGAACGTTCTGACCCTTCTTTTCAGAAAATTAGTGCATTATTACGGGTTTTAAGGCGTTATTTATATCCGCAAGCAAGGGTAGTGATGCTACAAACAGAGCAAGCGGCACAACGATTTGCTGAAAAAATGCCTCCTTTGGCTCAGATAAGTGTGGTACCTAATCCTCTACCTTTAACATTAGAACGTATTTCACCTAATCAACAAGCACCAAATATCGTATTGGCGATGGGAAGATTAGTCCCTAGTAAACAGTTTGATCGTTTAATTCAGTGCTATACCTCTCTTGCGGATGCGTTTCCAGATTGGGTTTTACATATTTATGGAGAGGGGCCTGAAAAAGGGGCTTTAATAAAGCTTATCCAAGATAAGGGTTTACAGCATAAAGTGTTCCTAAAAGGTAAGACAAACGTACCATGGGAAAAAATGCGGCAAGCACGTATTTTGGCGATGAGTTCCCGTTTAGAGGGATTTCCTAATGTTATGTTAGAAGCGATGGCATGTGGGTTACCAGTGGTTTGTTATGATTGTCCAAGTGGCCCTAGAGAAGTTAGTATGGACGGTACTGTTGCAAAATTAATTCCGCTTAATGATGAGATTGCTTTTCAAAATGCCCTGCGTGATTTAATGCAAAATCCTTTATTAAGAGAACAATTTGCAAGACAGGGGCAAGAGAGTGTTTATGCCCGCTTTTCACAAGAACAGGTATTGCAACAATGGGATACTTTATTACAAGAGGTTATCCTAAAGGGGTAA
- a CDS encoding glycosyltransferase, with product MKKPLTIIHLISGLGQGGAETVLTRLITHSTYQHCVVSFSDEGVYGEVLKKAGIPVYTLNMQAGKFRLSDFKRLVALLKTLEGDLIQTWMYHADFFGAIAARKAGFRHIAWGVRNSGDSLKNSSRLTYYLARISAIASRFLPEKIIVCGEQAARIHMAWGYDQHKIKVIQNGYDLSRWQANPIAGHALRQAWGLADTIPVIGFVARWNPLKDHASLLAAFAMVKVKYPSAVCILVGKGLDVQNTVLLSMLDRQGLTVGKDVLLMGMRTDIPELMSVLDVHVLSSIAEGFPNVVCESMACEVPNVVTDVGDAALIVGQYGWIAQAANPKDLAQKIIEALDFVGKPKQSMAHIQQIKHLGEQARQSVLERFSLAKMVEQYERTWAQMVEKTEIHE from the coding sequence ATGAAGAAACCACTAACGATTATTCATCTTATTAGCGGATTAGGACAAGGTGGTGCAGAGACGGTACTCACTCGACTGATTACCCATTCTACCTATCAGCATTGTGTTGTGAGCTTTAGTGATGAAGGGGTTTATGGAGAAGTATTAAAAAAAGCAGGAATTCCTGTCTATACACTGAATATGCAAGCGGGTAAGTTTCGCTTGAGTGATTTTAAACGTTTAGTGGCTTTATTAAAGACGCTAGAGGGTGATCTTATTCAAACATGGATGTATCACGCGGATTTTTTTGGGGCTATTGCGGCTCGGAAAGCAGGTTTTAGGCATATTGCATGGGGCGTGCGTAATTCAGGAGATAGTTTAAAGAATAGCTCTCGCCTTACCTATTATTTAGCACGAATCAGTGCCATAGCGTCTCGTTTTTTACCTGAAAAAATTATTGTGTGTGGAGAACAGGCAGCCAGAATACATATGGCATGGGGATATGATCAACATAAAATAAAAGTTATTCAAAATGGTTATGATTTAAGCCGTTGGCAAGCAAATCCTATCGCTGGTCATGCGTTAAGGCAAGCATGGGGATTAGCCGATACAATCCCAGTGATTGGTTTTGTGGCAAGATGGAATCCATTAAAAGACCATGCGAGTTTATTAGCCGCTTTTGCTATGGTTAAGGTAAAATACCCGTCAGCCGTTTGTATTTTAGTTGGTAAGGGATTAGACGTACAGAATACAGTATTACTGTCAATGCTCGATAGACAAGGTTTAACGGTTGGTAAAGATGTGCTATTAATGGGTATGCGGACAGATATTCCTGAGCTTATGTCGGTTTTAGATGTTCATGTTTTATCCAGTATTGCAGAGGGATTTCCTAATGTAGTCTGTGAATCAATGGCTTGTGAAGTCCCTAATGTGGTTACAGATGTAGGCGATGCCGCTTTAATTGTGGGGCAATATGGGTGGATCGCACAAGCGGCTAATCCAAAAGATTTAGCACAAAAAATAATAGAAGCCTTGGATTTTGTAGGAAAGCCTAAGCAAAGTATGGCACATATTCAACAGATTAAACACTTAGGTGAGCAGGCAAGACAGAGTGTACTTGAACGATTTAGTTTAGCTAAAATGGTTGAGCAATATGAAAGAACATGGGCTCAAATGGTAGAGAAAACAGAAATACATGAGTAA